In Trichlorobacter lovleyi, the DNA window TGGGGCCGCTGCCCACCCCCGGCATTGCCAACATCACCAAGTCGATGCGGGCTGACGCCGGTGTGGTGATCTCCGCCTCCCACAACCCGTTTCAGGATAACGGGATCAAATTCTTCTCCGGCGACGGCTTTAAACTGCCGGATGAGATCGAACTGAAGATGGAAAAACTGCTGGACTCAAAAAAGATCGAGGCGTTACGCCCCACCGCCACCGAGGTGGGCAAGGCATTCCGGATTGATGATGCGGCCGGACGCTACATCGTGTTCCTCAAAAACAGCTTCCCCCCGGAGCTAGACCTGGCCGGCCTCAAGATCGTGCTGGACTGCGGCAACGGTGCCGCCTACAAGGTGGCGCCGGCAGTGTTTGAAGAGCTGGGGGCCGAGGTAATCCCGCTGGGGGTCAAGCCCAACGGCACCAACATCAATGCCGGCTGCGGCTCGCTGCACCCGGAGGTGATCAGCGAGGCGGTCAAGCAGCACCGGGCCGATATCGGGATCGCCCTGGACGGTGACGCTGACCGGGTAATTGTCTGCGATGAGTTCGGCAACGAGGTTAACGGCGACCAGATCATGGCGATCTGCGCCACCGACATGATCGCCCGCAAACAACTGAAGAAGAAGACCCTGGTGGCCACGGTCATGAGCAACATGGGTCTGGATATCGCCCTGCGCAAGGTTGGCGGCAAGATCATCAAGACCGCCGTAGGTGACCGTTATGTAGTGGAGGAGATGCGTAAAGGGGGGTATAATCTGGGGGGTGAGCAGTCCGGTCACCTGATCTTCCTGGACAACAATACCACCGGTGACGGCGTATTGGCGGCACTGCAGCTGCTGGCCGTGATGCGGCGCCGGGAAAAACCGCTCTCGGAGCTGGCAGAGGTGATGATCCCGCTGCCCCAGGTGCTGGTCAACGTACGGGTCAGGGAGCGCCAGGATATCATGACCATCCCCCCGGTTGCCGCCGCCATCAAAGGGGTTGAGGAGAAACTGGGCAATGAAGGCAGGGTTCTGATCCGCTATTCCGGCACTGAGCCGCTGCTGCGGATCATGCTGGAAGGGCAGGATAAATACGAAATTACCGGATGGGCCAACGAGATCGCCGATCTGGTCAGGCAGCAGATAGGAGAGAAGTAGCATGGCAAAGCTGGGCTTGAATGTTGATCATATCGCCACGGTACGGCAGGCCCGCGGAGGGACCGAGCCGGACCCGGTCACCGCTGCAGCCATCGGTGAGCTGGCCGGGGCCGAAGGGATCACGATCCACCTGCGGGAGGACCGCCGCCATATCCAGGATCGTGACCTTGAGATCCTGCGCAGGACCGTGCAGACCAAACTGAACCTTGAAATGGCTGCCACCGACGAGATGATGGAAATCGCCTGCCGGATCAGGCCGGAACAGTGCACCCTGGTGCCGGAAAAACGTCAGGAGCTGACCACCGAAGGCGGCCTGGATGTGCTGGGCAACCTGGCCGCCATCAGCGGGGCAGCCGGCAGGCTGCACGGGGCCGGGATCCTGGTCAGCCTGTTTGTTGATCCGGCAGCGGAGCAGATCAGGGCCTCAAAGGAGAGCGGTGCCGATGCGATCGAGATCCATACCGGCCGCTATGCCGAGGCCCGCGGTGAAAAGTCCCGCCACCATGAGCTGGCTGCGATCCGTGAGGCGATCAGGCTGGGCAATGAGCTGGGATTGACCGTGCATGCCGGGCATGGCCTGAATTACGTCAACATCCTCCCCCTGACCGGGCTGGCCGGCATCGAAGAGTTCAATATCGGGCACAGCATCATCTCCCGTGCCATGCTGGTGGGCCTTGACCGGGCGGTGCGCGAAATGGTGGCGCTGATCCGCCGGCCATGATCCTCGGCATCGGCATAGACACGGTGGAGATCAGCCGCTTTCAGCGTTTTCTGGATGAGAACAACCAGCCCCTGCTGAACCGGCTCTTTGCCCCGGCCGAGCAGGAGTACTGCCGTCCCAGAAAACAGGCCGCCTCCTGTCTGGCCGCCCGTTTTGCCGCCAAGGAGGCCTTTGTCAAGGCACTGGGGACCGGGCTGCGGGACGGCATCTGCTGGACCGAGATAGCAGTCGGCAACGATCAGCTGGGCAAACCGTTCCTGAAACTGTCAGGACGCGCCCTTCAGCTATTTTCGGAACAAGGGGCTACAGCCGCACACCTGTCACTGTCCCATGATGGTGGCCATGCGGTTGCGCAGGTCATACTGGAGGCGCCATGAAGATCGTCACCGCCCATACCATGCAGGAGCTGGACCGTCGCGCCATTGACGAATACGGCATCCCCGGCCGTGATCTGATGGAACAGGCCGGGCGGGGCTGTGCCGAGCATATCCTGGCCGCCTACGGCACCCGGAGAAGCAAACGGGTCGTGATCCTGGCCGGCAAAGGCAACAACGGCGGCGACGGGTATGTGATTGCCCGCTGTCTGCTGGAAAAAGAGTGGCAGGTGCTGGTGATCGTGCTGGCTGACCGTGACAGCATCCGGGGTGATGCCGAAACCAATCTGGTGCGGCTCCCGGAGGAGATCATAAGTTTTTGCCCCGGCGAAGGGGAGCTGACCGAGAAACATGCCGACGACCTCCTGCAGGCCGACGTGCTGGTGGATGCGCTGCTGGGAACCGGGCTGCGCAGCGACCTGACCGGGGTCTACCTGGAGGCGGTGGAGCTGATCAACACGGCGCCGGGTAAAGTGGTGGCCGTGGATATCCCCACCGGCATCCACGGCACCACCGGCCGGATTCTGGGAAAGACC includes these proteins:
- the glmM gene encoding phosphoglucosamine mutase is translated as MKKLFGTDGVRGVANIHPMTTETAMQLGRAAAYIFKSSSRRRHRIVIGKDTRLSGYMLESALVAGICSMGVDVLLVGPLPTPGIANITKSMRADAGVVISASHNPFQDNGIKFFSGDGFKLPDEIELKMEKLLDSKKIEALRPTATEVGKAFRIDDAAGRYIVFLKNSFPPELDLAGLKIVLDCGNGAAYKVAPAVFEELGAEVIPLGVKPNGTNINAGCGSLHPEVISEAVKQHRADIGIALDGDADRVIVCDEFGNEVNGDQIMAICATDMIARKQLKKKTLVATVMSNMGLDIALRKVGGKIIKTAVGDRYVVEEMRKGGYNLGGEQSGHLIFLDNNTTGDGVLAALQLLAVMRRREKPLSELAEVMIPLPQVLVNVRVRERQDIMTIPPVAAAIKGVEEKLGNEGRVLIRYSGTEPLLRIMLEGQDKYEITGWANEIADLVRQQIGEK
- a CDS encoding pyridoxine 5'-phosphate synthase, which gives rise to MAKLGLNVDHIATVRQARGGTEPDPVTAAAIGELAGAEGITIHLREDRRHIQDRDLEILRRTVQTKLNLEMAATDEMMEIACRIRPEQCTLVPEKRQELTTEGGLDVLGNLAAISGAAGRLHGAGILVSLFVDPAAEQIRASKESGADAIEIHTGRYAEARGEKSRHHELAAIREAIRLGNELGLTVHAGHGLNYVNILPLTGLAGIEEFNIGHSIISRAMLVGLDRAVREMVALIRRP
- a CDS encoding holo-[acyl-carrier-protein] synthase, with product MILGIGIDTVEISRFQRFLDENNQPLLNRLFAPAEQEYCRPRKQAASCLAARFAAKEAFVKALGTGLRDGICWTEIAVGNDQLGKPFLKLSGRALQLFSEQGATAAHLSLSHDGGHAVAQVILEAP